From a region of the Pseudanabaena sp. ABRG5-3 genome:
- a CDS encoding RNA-binding S4 domain-containing protein → MQENFQETFELTGEYITLSNLLKVCGVADTGGIAKLMIIEGDVEVDGQIELRKGCKIRAGQTVSGYGFTIDVVAAEVDDKWA, encoded by the coding sequence ATGCAAGAAAATTTTCAGGAAACCTTTGAATTAACGGGGGAATATATCACCCTAAGCAATTTATTAAAGGTTTGTGGAGTTGCTGATACTGGCGGCATTGCCAAATTAATGATCATTGAAGGGGATGTAGAGGTAGATGGACAGATCGAACTACGCAAGGGCTGCAAAATCCGTGCAGGGCAAACGGTAAGCGGTTATGGCTTCACAATTGATGTGGTGGCTGCTGAAGTTGATGATAAATGGGCTTAA